The Sphingobium aromaticiconvertens genome has a segment encoding these proteins:
- a CDS encoding metal-dependent hydrolase — protein MQTPDDLSITPRDRRFSRSGTDRHWVGGDPVATAFFNALSITFPRGEAYFIESVRAFRDGAPPRLATEIAAFIKQEVVHSREHLAFNRQVMEQGYDVTLLDGDVTRLLDLARARTPIVSLAATMALEHFTAILAHQLLRDPRHLDGADPEAAGLWRWHAIEEIEHKGVAYDTWLHATSGWSRFRRWRLKSLMMLIVTRHFLRHRARGMIELLRQDGVTGMQAWRGLLAYAFVRPGIVRSILRAWCAYFLPGFHPWNEDDRHLIARYESDYAAARMPGAGKGTAITA, from the coding sequence ATGCAGACGCCCGACGATCTTTCCATCACGCCGCGCGACCGCCGGTTTAGCCGTAGCGGCACAGACCGGCACTGGGTAGGGGGCGATCCGGTCGCGACCGCCTTCTTCAACGCGCTATCGATTACCTTTCCCCGTGGAGAGGCCTATTTCATCGAGAGCGTGCGGGCGTTTCGGGACGGTGCGCCTCCTCGGCTGGCTACCGAGATTGCAGCCTTCATAAAGCAGGAAGTGGTGCATAGCCGCGAACATCTGGCCTTCAACCGGCAGGTGATGGAGCAGGGCTATGACGTGACCCTGCTGGACGGGGATGTGACGCGGCTGCTCGACCTTGCACGGGCGCGGACACCGATCGTCAGTCTGGCCGCGACGATGGCGCTGGAGCATTTTACCGCGATCCTTGCTCATCAGTTGTTGCGCGACCCGCGCCATCTGGACGGCGCGGATCCGGAGGCTGCAGGGCTGTGGCGCTGGCATGCGATCGAGGAGATCGAGCATAAGGGCGTGGCCTATGACACATGGCTGCATGCCACGAGTGGCTGGAGTCGTTTCAGACGCTGGCGGCTCAAGTCGCTGATGATGCTGATCGTCACCCGGCATTTCCTCCGTCATCGGGCGCGCGGGATGATCGAGCTGCTGCGGCAGGACGGCGTTACGGGGATGCAGGCTTGGCGTGGCCTGCTGGCCTATGCCTTCGTTCGGCCGGGTATCGTGCGATCGATTCTGCGCGCGTGGTGCGCCTATTTCCTGCCGGGTTTTCATCCATGGAATGAGGATGACCGGCATCTGATCGCCCGTTATGAGAGTGACTATGCTGCGGCTCGCATGCCGGGCGCGGGCAAAGGTACCGCCATCACGGCTTGA
- a CDS encoding GNAT family N-acetyltransferase, with protein sequence MFARTHRLVLRPGWSEDARALTDAIGHDAVLRNLARAPAPYTLVDAEAFLGQPQDESLPRLLAFARTLGAPRLIGGCGIHRNADGALDLGYWIARPYWGLGFATEAARAVMGIARATGLPPLRASHFADNPASGNVLRKIGFRFTGQSERRYSVGRRAEADCLLFEQGEEDRIANDAAYELYADAMPQERQALAA encoded by the coding sequence ATGTTCGCCAGAACCCACCGCCTGGTATTGCGGCCAGGCTGGTCCGAAGACGCCCGTGCGCTGACCGATGCGATCGGCCATGATGCCGTGCTTCGCAACCTGGCCCGCGCACCGGCCCCCTATACGCTCGTCGATGCAGAGGCTTTTCTGGGCCAGCCTCAGGACGAATCCCTGCCTCGCCTGCTGGCCTTCGCCCGCACGCTGGGCGCTCCGCGCCTGATCGGCGGCTGCGGCATCCATCGCAATGCGGACGGTGCGCTGGATCTGGGCTACTGGATCGCCCGTCCCTATTGGGGTCTGGGCTTCGCCACGGAGGCTGCTCGTGCGGTCATGGGTATCGCCAGAGCCACTGGCCTCCCTCCATTGCGCGCAAGCCATTTCGCCGATAACCCGGCGTCAGGTAATGTGCTCCGCAAGATTGGCTTCCGCTTCACCGGGCAGAGCGAACGGCGCTACAGCGTGGGCCGCCGGGCAGAAGCCGATTGCCTGCTGTTCGAGCAGGGAGAGGAGGATCGAATAGCCAATGACGCGGCCTATGAACTCTATGCCGACGCCATGCCGCAAGAGCGTCAGGCGCTCGCGGCCTAA
- a CDS encoding TetR/AcrR family transcriptional regulator, which translates to MSIKRTRLSPDESRSAALEAARALLIETGPQAVTLKAVAARVGRTHANLLHHFGSASGLQKALAAYLAEGITATIGQAVEAARRGEVAPRAIVDLTFDAFDRDGAGALASWMLLSGNEDALDPVVEAIHALVDQLVATALSPGLAETIRDNTLMLVLLALGDSQMGAPMAAALAVPRERAREMAARSLTASLIAELSIKGQGQAVTTKV; encoded by the coding sequence ATGTCAATAAAGCGCACACGCCTCAGCCCCGACGAGAGCCGGTCCGCCGCGCTGGAAGCAGCCCGCGCATTGCTGATCGAGACCGGACCACAAGCCGTCACGCTCAAGGCCGTGGCCGCGCGCGTCGGGCGTACCCACGCCAATCTGCTCCACCATTTCGGGTCCGCATCCGGCCTTCAAAAAGCGCTGGCCGCCTATCTGGCCGAAGGGATCACCGCCACGATCGGCCAAGCGGTGGAGGCCGCCCGCCGGGGTGAGGTAGCCCCACGCGCGATCGTCGACCTGACTTTCGACGCGTTCGATCGCGATGGCGCAGGGGCGCTCGCTAGCTGGATGCTGCTGTCGGGGAATGAAGATGCGCTCGATCCGGTAGTGGAGGCGATCCATGCGCTGGTCGACCAACTGGTCGCCACCGCCCTCTCCCCCGGCCTTGCAGAAACGATCCGCGACAACACGCTGATGCTCGTCCTGCTGGCATTGGGCGATTCGCAGATGGGCGCGCCGATGGCCGCCGCACTCGCCGTGCCGCGGGAAAGAGCGCGTGAAATGGCCGCGCGCAGTCTGACGGCATCCCTGATCGCGGAACTTTCCATCAAGGGTCAGGGGCAGGCAGTCACCACGAAGGTTTAA
- a CDS encoding GNAT family N-acetyltransferase — MSEPPVPPPSIPLPPVLYTERLLLRPHRSSDFDTCCALWGDAKVVRHIGGAVQESQAVWFRILRYAGMWSLLGFGMWVLEERGTGAFLGEAGLLSTCRGLPELDGMPEAGWVLGPDAWGRGFASEAMGAILGWADVDLAVPSIRCIIEDGNDASVRVAEKLGFRKFLDTVLHGAPIGVFDRASGAT; from the coding sequence ATGAGCGAACCGCCCGTTCCCCCGCCATCAATTCCCTTACCGCCTGTCCTGTACACGGAACGCCTGCTGCTGCGTCCGCATCGGTCATCCGATTTCGACACCTGTTGCGCCCTGTGGGGTGATGCCAAGGTTGTCCGCCATATTGGTGGCGCGGTGCAGGAGAGTCAGGCCGTCTGGTTCCGCATCCTGCGCTATGCGGGCATGTGGTCGTTGCTGGGCTTTGGCATGTGGGTATTGGAGGAGCGGGGTACCGGTGCCTTTCTGGGCGAGGCGGGATTACTCAGTACCTGTCGCGGCCTGCCGGAACTGGATGGCATGCCTGAAGCTGGATGGGTGCTTGGTCCTGACGCCTGGGGTCGCGGCTTCGCCAGCGAGGCGATGGGCGCGATCCTTGGCTGGGCGGATGTCGATCTGGCCGTGCCGTCGATTCGATGCATCATCGAGGATGGCAATGATGCATCAGTCCGGGTTGCGGAAAAGCTGGGATTTCGGAAGTTCCTGGATACCGTGCTTCACGGTGCGCCGATCGGGGTGTTCGATCGTGCATCGGGCGCGACCTGA